In Deinococcus maricopensis DSM 21211, the sequence GCGTGTTCGTGAACCCGCGGCAGTTCGGTGCGAACGAGGACCTGAGCCGCTACCCGCGCGATCTGGAGCGCGACACGCAGGTGGCGGCAGAGGCGGGCGCGGACGTGCTGTTCGTGCCGGACGTGGGTGAGGTGTACCCCCACGGGTACGTCACGAACGTGCAGGTGGGCGGCGTGAGCGCCGGGTTCGAGGGCGCCAGCCGGCCCGGCCACTTCGATGGGGTGGCCACGGTGGTCCTGAAGCTCCTGAACATGGTGCAGCCCGCGCGTGCGTATTTCGGCGAGAAGGACTGGCAGCAGCTCGCGGTGGTGCGCCGTATGGTTCGGGACCTGAACGTCCCGGTGGAGATCGTGGGGGTGCCGACCGTGCGCGCGGCGTCCGGCCTGGCCCTGAGCAGCCGCAACAGCTACTTCACGGACGAGGGGCGCGCGCAGGCGACGGCGTTGTCCGCGGCGCTGCGGGCGGTGCAGGCGGCGTACGCGAGCGGCACCCGGGACGGGGACGCGCTGCGCGAAGTGGGCGCGGCCGCCCTGGCGCGCGAGGCGGCCTTCACGCTTGATTACCTGGACGTCGTGGACCCGGACCTGCAGCCTGTCGGTGCCGTTACAGAGGAGGTCGCCGTGGGCGCGCGGATCGTCGCGGCGGCGCGGATTCATGGGGTGCGCCTGATCGACAACCTTCCGCTCGTTCCGCAGGACTGAGCGCCCCGCCGGAGCGGCATGGCGTGTGAGGCATCTCACACGCCATGCCGCTCTGGTCACATCGCCGCGCAAAGACACAACGTACACTGAAGGCCGACTCATGACCCTCGATGAACTTCTGCGGCAGATGGTCGCCAAACGCGCCAGCGACGTCCACATCCAGGCGGGCAGCCCCCCCATGGCCCGCATTGACGGCGTGCTCGTGCCGTTCGGCACGGAGCCGCTCATGCCTCCCGACACGCAGGTGCTCGCGCAGGCGCTGCTCACCACCGACCAGTGGGACGACTTCGAGTACCGCAACGAACTGGACTGCGCGTACTCGCTGAGCGGCGTCGCACGCTTCCGCTGCAACGTCTTCCGGCAGCGCGGCGCGGTCGGCATCGTCATGCGCATCGTCTCGGACGTTATCCCCAGCTTCGAGGCGCTCGGCCTGCCCGTCGAGACCATGCAGCACCTCGCCAGCCACGCGCGCGGCCTGATCCTCGTGACCGGCCCGACCGGCAGCGGCAAGAGCACCACCCTCGCCAGCCTCGTGGACCACCTGAACCGGTCGTTCCCGTACAACATCATCACCGTCGAGGACCCCATCGAGATCCTGCACCGCAACCGCAAGAGCATCGTGGTGCAGCGCGAGGTCGGCAGCGACACCCGCGACTTCCGCAGCGCCCTGAAGTACGCCATGCGCCAGGACCCGGACGTCATCATGATCGGCGAGATGCGCGACAAGGAAACCGTCGAGGCGGCCCTGACCGCCGCGCAGACCGGCCACCTGGTGCTCAGCACGCTGCACACGCAGGACGCCGTGCGCACTGTGAACCGCATCATCGACTTCTTCCAGCCGCACGAACGCGACCAGGTGCGGACGCTGTTCGCGGACTCGCTGGTGGGCATCATCAGCCAGCGCCTGCTGCGCCGCGCCGACGGTGTCGGCCGCGTGCTCGGCACGGAACTGCTGCTGAACACGCCCCTGATTCAGGACTACATCAAGGACGAGGACAAGACGCCGCTCATCAAGGACGCCCTCCTCGAAGACAACGTGCGCGGCATGCACACCTTCGACCAGAAGCTGGTGGAGCACTACAAGCACGGCCTGATCTCGCTGGATGAGGCGCTGGACGCCGCGACCAGCCCGCACGAACTGCGCCTGATGATCACCCGGCAGGGCGTCAGCTTCTGAGGCGCAAGGGAGGGGGCGCCGCGGCGTCCCCTCGCAGCGAGACTCAGTCGACCAACTGGCCCCCTGAGCGGGGCCGCCCCAGGGTGGCCCCGCTGGGTTCATTTCAGACGGATCTTGCTCGCGTCGAACGTGGGGGGCGGGAACTGCGGATCGAGGTCCTCCAGCGTATCCACCAGCAACTGCGACACGACCAGGTTCCGGTACCACTTGTGGTCCGAGGGGATGACGTACCACGGCGCGCGTTTCGTGCCGCTGCGCTCAATGACCGTTTCGTACACGGCCGTGTACTTGTCCCACAGCTCGCGCTCCGCGAGGTCCGCCGGGTCGAACTTCCAGTGCTTCTGCGGGTCGTCCAGGCGCGCCTGCAGACGCTGCCGCTGCTCTTCCTTGCTGATGTGCAGGTACGCCTTCACGACGCGCGTGCCGCTGTCATGCAGCAGGGCCTCAAACGCCACGAGGTGCTCCAGGCGGCGCCGCGCGCCGCGGCCGTCCAGCAGGCCGTGCACGCGCGGCACCAGCACGTCCTCGTAGTGGCTGCGATTAAACACGCCGATGAACCCGGCGGGCGGCGTCTGCGCGTGCACGCGCCACAGGAAGTCATGCGCGCGCTCCTGCAGGGTGGGCGCCTTGAAGCTCGTCACGCGCACGCCCTGCGGGTTCACGCCCGCGAACACGTGCTTCACAGTGCCGTCCTTCCCGCCCGCATCCCGCGCCTGCAGGACCAGCAGCACGCTGCGTTTCCCCTCGGCGTACAGGCGTTCCTGCAGCTCCGCGAGGCGCGCACCCAGCGTGACCATGCGCGCCTCGGCGTCCGCGCGGGTCAGGCCGCCGTCCGCGTCCGTGGGAATGTCCGCGAGGCTCACCTTACCGCCCGTGAACCGGTACGCTTTCAGGTTCATGCCTCACCGCCCAGGTGCGTGCGCGCGGCGCGCAGGAAGGCGTCCACGTCGGGCGTCTGCCCCTGCGCGCGGTCCGGTCGGCCGCCGCCGCGCCCGCCGCTCGCGCCGAGCGCGACCTTGAGGGCCTGCCCGGCTTGCACGTCAGCACGGGCGCTGCCGACGCCCACCCGGCCGTCCGGCGCGAACGCCACGACGACCTCCTGCGCGGGCGTGGCCTCCAGCACGTCCGGCAGCAACCGCGCGTCCGGCAGCGCCACGAAACGCACCGGCGCCCCATTCAGCGACTCCGGCGTGACCTGAAGGGTCAGGGCCGCGGCCAGCTGCGTGCGGGCCTGCTTCAACTCTGCGCTCAGGGCGTCACGTTCGGCACGCAGGGCCTCCACGCGCTCACTCAGGCCCTCTACGCCCGTACTGAAGGTGCCGGCCAGCGCGCGCGCGTCGCGGTACACGCCGCCCAGGTACGCCTGCGCCTCCTCGCCGGCCATGAACACCACACGCGTCAGGCCGCCCCGCACGCGTTCCGTGCGCAGCACCACCACTGGCGCGACCACCGCCGCGCGCGGCACGTGCGTCCCCCCACACGCGCTCACGTCGAACAGCTCACCCGCTTCATCGCGGAACATCACCAGGCGCACGTCCCCGCGCACCTGCGGGGGCCGCCGCAGCGGGTACGACCCCAGTTCCGATTCCGGGACCGTCACCGTCTCCAGCCGCAGGTCCCGGCGGATCACCTCCCGCAGGAGCGCCTCGGCCGCGCGCACCTCCGCCTCGGTAGGATCGCCCTCCAGGTCCAGGGTGCACTCGGCACTGCGCATACTCACGGCCGCCACCCTCAACCGCGGGTGAATCCGCACGAACGCCTGCGCGAGCAGGTGCTCACCGCTGTGCCGCTCCATGTGCCGCCAGCGGCGCCCCGCCTCCACGCGGCCCATGACCGCCTCCCCCACCGCCGGCGCCGGGCCGTCCACGCGGTGCCACACCACGCCCGCTTCGCGCTGCACGTCCACGACGCGCACCTCACCGCCCGCCCACGCGAGCGTGCCCGCGTCCGCATTCTGCCCGCCACCCTCAGGGTAGAAGCACGTGCCGTCCAGCGCCACGGCGCCATCCCGCACCTCCATGACGCGCGCATCGAACGTCAGGCGCGTCGGGTCGTCCCGGAACCACAATTCCGTCGTCATGCCCCAGACTGTACCGGAAGGCCACCCACACAACCGCCGCGCCGTTCAGGCAGCCCCCAAGCGCCCGCCTACAGGTACGACAACGCCCAATCCGTCACGCCATGCGCCGCGCCGTTCCACGCGAGCGCCACCGGATCCGGCGCGCCGTCCCGCACCCACACGCCCCCGCCAGCCACCTCTCCGAACGCCTCCAGCGCGAACTTCGCAGGTGGGACCGGCACGGCCCGCACCACGCCGCCCTCCACGTCATACACAGCGCCGTACACCTGCCCCTTGCGGGCATCGAGCGACACCGCCACGCGCCCCTCATGCCCCCCCACGAGGGCTTCCAACGTGCTCACGCCCCGCACCGGCACGCCCCACGCGCGCGCCACGCCCAACGCGTAACTCGCGCCGACCCGCACGCCCGTGTACGACCCCGGGCCCGTCCCGATCACCACGCCGTCCGCGCGCATCGGCACGCCCGCCTCCTCGAACGCGGCCTGCACCGCCCCCGCCAGGCGCTCCGCGTGCGCGCGCTCCACGCGCTCCACCCGCGCCACCCGCACACCCTCACCAACCAGCGCCACCGCCAGGAACGGCGTGGCCGTCTCCACCGCCAGAATCACGACGCGAACCCCAGCAGCGCGTCCACACGCGCCTCCCAACCCGCCGGGAACACCGGAATGAACTCCTGCCCGTACACGCCCCACAACCGCGCGAACTCCGCATAACTCACGACCACGTTCGCACCATACAGGGGATCATCCAGGTAGAACACGCCGCGCGCATCGTCGTACCCGCGCACCACCCGGAAATGCGGAATGCCGCCCACGCGGTCCAGCCACTGCAGCACGATCACCGGCACACCCGCCGCCACCAGGCGCCGCAGGTGCTCGGCATTCCCCGCCCGGAAGCGCGCCGCGCGCAGCCCGTACTGCGCCACGAACGGCGCGATCACGTCCGCGCGCATGTACCCCCCTTGCGGACGCAACGCCCGCGCGACCGCCGCCTGATCCGCGCGCGTGCCGTAATACCCGAGCACGCTCACGATCGCTGCCGGCCCGCAATTGTTGTACGACTGCGCCACGTGCGTCAGCCCCCCCAGGTACGCCGACGCCGGACGCGCCTGCGCGCCCCCCAGCAGCAGCGCCGCGCACACCACCCAAACGCCCTTCACGCCCCCATTCTACCCCCCGGAGAGGGGATGGTCTGCTGGCGCCCGAACGCCCAGAATGAGAACGTGAAAAGGATTCAACGCGAGCAAGGCATCACTCTCGTGGCGACCGTGCTGCTCGTCATGGTGGTGTTCATCAGCCTGCTGCTGCTCACCACGAACGTCGTGTTGGGGTCACGCAAATCGACAGGTGACACCCGGCAGGGGTCCCGCGTGCAGTACGCCGCGGAATCTGCCGCGTCCGTGGCGCGCGCGCAGGTGGCGCAGGCCGCAACCCTTATTCAGGGAATGTACTTCCCCTATACAGTCGATCCCATCGAAGTGCAGAACACCCTCAAGACCAACCTCTGCGGCAGCGTAACTGCGCCGAGCGTGACCGCCCAGACGCCCAGCGCGGCCAACCGGGCGTCACAGCGCCCCACTCTTCCTGTGTTCTGTGATGTGAGCGGGTTGGCGTACAACCCCGCCTCCGGAAATGCCCCTGTTGATACGCCCGATGCGCGCCTCATTAAGAGCAAGCGCCAGGCGGCTTTCCTGGCATCGCTCATTCTGCCCAGCGCGGCCGGAACAACCATCCCTAACTATCTGAGTGCGCAGGTCGTGAGCGCGTCTGATGACGCGAACACCGTGCTGCAAAAAGCCGCGAAGTACTGGATGACGATGTTTTATGGGAAGGAACTGCGGACGTATGCAGGGAACTACCAGAACATCACTGTCGCTGACGTCAACGCCGCGCCGCCCATTACGCGGACGGTCACGGCGCAGGATGGGAGTACGGTCACGATGACCGTACGGGGCGCCACGCTCACGGATCTTCCGAACGCGGCCCTTCCCAACGATGACTCTGGCCTGTTCCGCATCCTGGATGTCCGCGAATCTGCTCCGAACAGCGGGAGCTTCATCCTGCGTTACGAGATCCTGCCTGCCGTGGCGACAGCCACCGTCACCAAAAACAATCAGGTGATTGCCCAGTCCACCATCGTCAGCAACCCTGTTTCCCTCCGTGATGTCGGTGAGATGCAGCTTGCGCAGGACTCGTTCTCGAAGTACGCCCTGTTCACCAACGTCCACCCCAGCACCATCAACTTCACGGGGACGACGCTGTTCGGTGGGCCAGTGCACACCAATCAGAATTTCCGGTTCACTGCCACGAACGGCGCGCAACCCTGGTTCGGCGGGAAGGTCACCTCTGCGGGGTGCACCTTCCAAAGCACCACCACCTCCAATCCCTGCGGGACGAAGACGTCCGGCGCATACTTCGGCTCCGCATCAGGCACCATCACCAGCCCGACGAACATGGGCGGGAACCCGCTGAAGCCCAGCGTGAACGGGAACGCGCCGGTCTTTGACGCCAAAGCACCTGCGGACCTCAAACCTGGCGAACCGCCTGTCGACTGGAACGCCGATTATGTCCAATTACCCAGCGGCTTCGATTACTGCCCGAACGGCCAACCGTACGATGCGACGTCCAACCCCTGCACGTCTACTCAACGTCAGTCGGAACAGCGCGTTGCTGGGTTCCAATCCGGCTTGTTCTTCTCAAGTAACCTTTACAGCCTGACCCTCAAGCAGGACAACAGCACAGGCACGAACTATCAGACGGTCACGTCCTGCACGACTTCCACCACCTGTACGTTCTACCGCTACGGCGAGGACAACCAGATGCAGATCAAGGTCGGCACCTCCTGGGTGAACGCGTTCAAGGCCAGCAACGGTCAGTGGTACGCCGCGAATGCCACACTGCCCAGCGGTGTCACCCTGAGTACCAATTCCACCTTCAATGGCGTCGTCTATGGCGACGGCAGCATTGACCGGCTGACGAACGGCGGCAGTGGAACGGCCATTGCACGTTTCGCCCAACTGACCGTGGCCGGCAAGGGACAGATCCGGATCACCGGCAACCTCACTTATGAAGATCCGCCCTGCAGCGGCACCAACGTGCGCACTTCGAACACGACCGTGACCCCCGCGCCATGCAACAACCAAGCCGCGCAGAACGTCCTTGGGGTGTACTCCGTCACCGACGACGTTCTGATTGGCAACAACAACACGGACACGTCGCTGAACGCTCCCAACGACGTCAACATCCATGCCTCCATCATGTCTGGCACGGGCACCATCGCCGTTGAGAACTACAGCGCAGGTTCGGCACGTGGCGCCGTCAACCTGATCGGCGGCCTGATTGAAAACACGTACGGTGCCTTCGGGACGTTTAACTCCAGCACCGGCGTGAACCAGACCGGCTACACCCGTAACTTCGTTTACGACAAACGCCTCGGTGGCAAGACGCGTCCACCAAAATTCCCCCGCAAGAAGACCCCCTGGGACGTTGATGATACAGATATCAATCTGCCGCTGGCCGTCTTCGGCGGTGTCACACAGCGCGTGGGCAACCCATGAACACCCACCGGACCCAAGGGTTTACGCTGCAGGAACTCCTGATCGTGATGTTCATCGTCGGCATCATCGCCACGCTCACTCTGGGAAGCATGCAGCGCCTGAACCGCACCACTCAGCTCCGCGCGGCAGCGACGCAGTTCGCCAGTGACCTCAACCGCATCCGGAGCGCCGCCACCACCCAGAACCAGAACACCTCCCTGACCCTGAACAGCACCGGCACGGCTTACACAATGCAGTTCGCCGGACAGACCCAGACCGTCAATCTGCCGAGCGGGTTCACCGTTCAGGGTGTACAGGACAGCAGTGGAAGCTGGGTGGCTGCCGCCTCCAGCCAATGGAAAGTCGCCTATAGTGCCCCTTACGGTGAAGTCGACGCCACATCGAACGGATTTCAGTTTCAGGCCACCAGCAACGACCTCACGCCCCGGATTGTCCGCGTGGTTGGCGTGACCGGGAAGGTGCTGAATGGTGAATAAGCGAGATGATGGCTTCACCCTGACAGAAGCGCTGATTGCCATGGCGTTATTCGCGATTCTGATTACGGCCGTCGTGGCTCCCCTCACCAGCTTGTTCCGTGTCCAGAGGGATAGCAACTCGACGCTCAGTGCCACCACAAGCGCGCAGAGCACGCTGGAAGCGATCAGAGACAACTGGACGCCGCAAACCTATGGGCAGAATCTCGATACAGATCCCGCGGTCACGGCCTACACCGCAGCAAGCACTGGCGTGACTATTCCCAGTGGCCTGACCTATACGTGCCGCAATCTCGACAACAACGGTGCTGATACCGCACCCTGCAGCGGCAACGAGACCCCTCAACCTGCAGCGCGCCGCATCCGGCTCCAGAAGACCAACGCACAGAACGTCGTGGACGTCGATGTCTTCCTTGACATCATCTCTCCGTCCACCCGGTGACTCCTATGCAGACGCCTACCCGCACCGCTGGCCTGACCCTTATTGAACTGCTGATCACGCTCGGTATCGTCGGCATGATCCTCAACGTGGTCTTTTTACTGCTCAACCAGGGAATCGGGAGCAGCAACAATCTCGTCGCCCGCGCAGGGATGGTCCAAGACGCTCAGGTGGTGCAGCGCCTGCTCGCAGGACGCCTGAACGAGGCCATCTATGTCTACGGCTATAACGCAGCTGGCAGCGCCGCTTCCAACAGCTTCGCTTTCGGTTCAGGCGTGACCGTCAACGCGGTCGGGTACCGCGGGACCGGCGGGAGCGCTTGGGCGCTTCAGACAGATCCGATCCTGGCCATGATTCTCCCACCCAAAACCCCCGGAGGGGAATGCGTTCAGGACGCCAACACAACGGTAAACCCCGATGGCAGCGATGGGTGCTTCCGCTTCTTCGCGTACTACCCTCTGAAGCGCAACACACTCACGAGTGCCACCCTGAGCCCATCAAACAAGCCTGATATGGACCCTGCCAACGATAACCGCTGGGTCCTTATGGAATACCGGCGCAACC encodes:
- the tsaB gene encoding tRNA (adenosine(37)-N6)-threonylcarbamoyltransferase complex dimerization subunit type 1 TsaB — its product is MILAVETATPFLAVALVGEGVRVARVERVERAHAERLAGAVQAAFEEAGVPMRADGVVIGTGPGSYTGVRVGASYALGVARAWGVPVRGVSTLEALVGGHEGRVAVSLDARKGQVYGAVYDVEGGVVRAVPVPPAKFALEAFGEVAGGGVWVRDGAPDPVALAWNGAAHGVTDWALSYL
- a CDS encoding DUF4900 domain-containing protein, giving the protein MKRIQREQGITLVATVLLVMVVFISLLLLTTNVVLGSRKSTGDTRQGSRVQYAAESAASVARAQVAQAATLIQGMYFPYTVDPIEVQNTLKTNLCGSVTAPSVTAQTPSAANRASQRPTLPVFCDVSGLAYNPASGNAPVDTPDARLIKSKRQAAFLASLILPSAAGTTIPNYLSAQVVSASDDANTVLQKAAKYWMTMFYGKELRTYAGNYQNITVADVNAAPPITRTVTAQDGSTVTMTVRGATLTDLPNAALPNDDSGLFRILDVRESAPNSGSFILRYEILPAVATATVTKNNQVIAQSTIVSNPVSLRDVGEMQLAQDSFSKYALFTNVHPSTINFTGTTLFGGPVHTNQNFRFTATNGAQPWFGGKVTSAGCTFQSTTTSNPCGTKTSGAYFGSASGTITSPTNMGGNPLKPSVNGNAPVFDAKAPADLKPGEPPVDWNADYVQLPSGFDYCPNGQPYDATSNPCTSTQRQSEQRVAGFQSGLFFSSNLYSLTLKQDNSTGTNYQTVTSCTTSTTCTFYRYGEDNQMQIKVGTSWVNAFKASNGQWYAANATLPSGVTLSTNSTFNGVVYGDGSIDRLTNGGSGTAIARFAQLTVAGKGQIRITGNLTYEDPPCSGTNVRTSNTTVTPAPCNNQAAQNVLGVYSVTDDVLIGNNNTDTSLNAPNDVNIHASIMSGTGTIAVENYSAGSARGAVNLIGGLIENTYGAFGTFNSSTGVNQTGYTRNFVYDKRLGGKTRPPKFPRKKTPWDVDDTDINLPLAVFGGVTQRVGNP
- a CDS encoding C39 family peptidase, which codes for MKGVWVVCAALLLGGAQARPASAYLGGLTHVAQSYNNCGPAAIVSVLGYYGTRADQAAVARALRPQGGYMRADVIAPFVAQYGLRAARFRAGNAEHLRRLVAAGVPVIVLQWLDRVGGIPHFRVVRGYDDARGVFYLDDPLYGANVVVSYAEFARLWGVYGQEFIPVFPAGWEARVDALLGFAS
- a CDS encoding type II secretion system protein; protein product: MNTHRTQGFTLQELLIVMFIVGIIATLTLGSMQRLNRTTQLRAAATQFASDLNRIRSAATTQNQNTSLTLNSTGTAYTMQFAGQTQTVNLPSGFTVQGVQDSSGSWVAAASSQWKVAYSAPYGEVDATSNGFQFQATSNDLTPRIVRVVGVTGKVLNGE
- a CDS encoding alanine--tRNA ligase-related protein is translated as MTTELWFRDDPTRLTFDARVMEVRDGAVALDGTCFYPEGGGQNADAGTLAWAGGEVRVVDVQREAGVVWHRVDGPAPAVGEAVMGRVEAGRRWRHMERHSGEHLLAQAFVRIHPRLRVAAVSMRSAECTLDLEGDPTEAEVRAAEALLREVIRRDLRLETVTVPESELGSYPLRRPPQVRGDVRLVMFRDEAGELFDVSACGGTHVPRAAVVAPVVVLRTERVRGGLTRVVFMAGEEAQAYLGGVYRDARALAGTFSTGVEGLSERVEALRAERDALSAELKQARTQLAAALTLQVTPESLNGAPVRFVALPDARLLPDVLEATPAQEVVVAFAPDGRVGVGSARADVQAGQALKVALGASGGRGGGRPDRAQGQTPDVDAFLRAARTHLGGEA
- the panC gene encoding pantoate--beta-alanine ligase — encoded protein: MIKVTTVAALREALAGARRVGFVPTMGYLHEGHATLVRRARAESDRVVVSVFVNPRQFGANEDLSRYPRDLERDTQVAAEAGADVLFVPDVGEVYPHGYVTNVQVGGVSAGFEGASRPGHFDGVATVVLKLLNMVQPARAYFGEKDWQQLAVVRRMVRDLNVPVEIVGVPTVRAASGLALSSRNSYFTDEGRAQATALSAALRAVQAAYASGTRDGDALREVGAAALAREAAFTLDYLDVVDPDLQPVGAVTEEVAVGARIVAAARIHGVRLIDNLPLVPQD
- a CDS encoding polyphosphate kinase 2 family protein — translated: MNLKAYRFTGGKVSLADIPTDADGGLTRADAEARMVTLGARLAELQERLYAEGKRSVLLVLQARDAGGKDGTVKHVFAGVNPQGVRVTSFKAPTLQERAHDFLWRVHAQTPPAGFIGVFNRSHYEDVLVPRVHGLLDGRGARRRLEHLVAFEALLHDSGTRVVKAYLHISKEEQRQRLQARLDDPQKHWKFDPADLAERELWDKYTAVYETVIERSGTKRAPWYVIPSDHKWYRNLVVSQLLVDTLEDLDPQFPPPTFDASKIRLK
- a CDS encoding PilT/PilU family type 4a pilus ATPase; protein product: MTLDELLRQMVAKRASDVHIQAGSPPMARIDGVLVPFGTEPLMPPDTQVLAQALLTTDQWDDFEYRNELDCAYSLSGVARFRCNVFRQRGAVGIVMRIVSDVIPSFEALGLPVETMQHLASHARGLILVTGPTGSGKSTTLASLVDHLNRSFPYNIITVEDPIEILHRNRKSIVVQREVGSDTRDFRSALKYAMRQDPDVIMIGEMRDKETVEAALTAAQTGHLVLSTLHTQDAVRTVNRIIDFFQPHERDQVRTLFADSLVGIISQRLLRRADGVGRVLGTELLLNTPLIQDYIKDEDKTPLIKDALLEDNVRGMHTFDQKLVEHYKHGLISLDEALDAATSPHELRLMITRQGVSF
- a CDS encoding type IV pilus modification PilV family protein, producing the protein MVNKRDDGFTLTEALIAMALFAILITAVVAPLTSLFRVQRDSNSTLSATTSAQSTLEAIRDNWTPQTYGQNLDTDPAVTAYTAASTGVTIPSGLTYTCRNLDNNGADTAPCSGNETPQPAARRIRLQKTNAQNVVDVDVFLDIISPSTR